In the genome of Tissierella sp., the window ATCTCTTACATCCCCTATAAAAAATCTTAGTTTTCCTTGCTGCTCTTTGGTTAATTTAGATGCAAATAATTTTCTAACTACATCTTGCTTAAATTCATCTCTTGAATATATAATAACTCTAGAAGGATTATATCTTTCAAATATCATCTCGATAAACTTTTTTCCAAATGAACCTGTACCACCTGTAATTAGTATTGACTTGTCATTTAACATAATTATCTCCACCCTTTATATTGCAATATTTATCAAAGTTTTTTATTTCCTTTATATTGCTTCTATACTTGTAGTGCATCTATCTATCAATAAATCATTTAACTGTCTATAATAATAATTATTACTTATTATCGATCATATAATAGGTTGCTTACTATTTTTTTGATTATTTCCTTTATAAATCATATCTAAAAGAGAGCTTCTATCTCTCTTTCTTCAACAGCCTCTAATGAAACATCTAGAAGTTCATTTATATTTTCATATTGTATTTTTAATCCAATTAGTAGCCTTTTCCTTTTCTCTAATGCATCTTCTATCTTATCTAATGCATTGTAGGTTCCAATTGTAATGGCTTCTCGATATAAATTACCAATCTCTTCAATAAAACCCTTATAAAAATCTGTTTTTTCCAATTCTTTAGTCTTATTAATTATCTTATTAAAATCACTCTTAAAGTCTTTTTTATAATGCTGATTTATCAAATTAGTTAATAAATCAATTCTTTCATTTGATATTTTTATACATTTCCTTAATTCTACATTATATTTATTCATAAGCTTATCATATTCTTTTTTATCAACTTCAACTTCATATTCAAATAAAGAATTAAGTTTATTTTCTATATCATATTCTCTTGTTAAAAATTCATCTATAGCTTCCTGAAAACTCATATTTGGAATACCTTTTATAGGCAGTCCCCCTTCTGTACAATTATATATGCCTTTATTTATCTGATTATATTCAATATAATCTTCAAACCAAATTTTAAAGTTCAAAAAAGCGTCTTTAGTATATACTTTTTTCCCATAAATATCAACTTCCTGTATATATCCATTTTCAGTATTAATATGATTTTGGTGAATTGCACCATCTGCATACAATTTTTCTCTTGTATAGCATAAATCTTGACCTAAAAATATAATACATGATGATTCAAGCCATACTGCAAAATCAAGTGCCAAATTCGCTACTGAACCTCCAGTTAAAAATTTATTTGTTTTTATGTTCATCTTTTCGCAAATATTGTTCATATAAGTATCAGAATGTAATGTTAACCACATCTTATTTCCAGTATAATCTAGCAATGATTCGTAATAAACAACATTATTATATAAAAATAATGGTCTATGGTTTTTTAGATTTTTGAATATTTCTCCTTCAGATTTATTTCCATCAATCCCCATTATTATATGTGGTTGTATATTATTACTTTCTAATATATTTGCAGATGAACCTACTACCAA includes:
- a CDS encoding 6-hydroxymethylpterin diphosphokinase MptE-like protein, whose protein sequence is MYIKNLDQLKMYYFDLYKEIDEYNMDEMIDKKYKLVENKDKSFNILIDNKVYLHSKYNPLRESAAWVEGIDLKEEDTIVIFGLGLGYYLDFLLERFPDKKIIIIEPKLDIFIQSLKIKDYSDYLNKENIVFIINKDKYTIRHLIEHYVKNNKIKNLYFTHSSKYNNLYEDYIDSIYKELSSLVMTIEGNLFTEIVSSKRWIYNILRNMKFIKEYDVVDRLKDKLKGVPVVIVSAGPSLEKNINLLNDIKERAIILVVGSSANILESNNIQPHIIMGIDGNKSEGEIFKNLKNHRPLFLYNNVVYYESLLDYTGNKMWLTLHSDTYMNNICEKMNIKTNKFLTGGSVANLALDFAVWLESSCIIFLGQDLCYTREKLYADGAIHQNHINTENGYIQEVDIYGKKVYTKDAFLNFKIWFEDYIEYNQINKGIYNCTEGGLPIKGIPNMSFQEAIDEFLTREYDIENKLNSLFEYEVEVDKKEYDKLMNKYNVELRKCIKISNERIDLLTNLINQHYKKDFKSDFNKIINKTKELEKTDFYKGFIEEIGNLYREAITIGTYNALDKIEDALEKRKRLLIGLKIQYENINELLDVSLEAVEEREIEALF